In the Ricinus communis isolate WT05 ecotype wild-type chromosome 3, ASM1957865v1, whole genome shotgun sequence genome, ATTTCTTATCTCTTTCCCTGTTGCAATTCTCAAGATTATAAAGTACGAACATTTCTTGATGAAATATGCACCATATTCTTTAATCTTCGACATGGCAGATTCTGCTGAGCATGTAACCACATTGTAGTTTTAATGTAAAACAACCCCTCTACTCTTTAAGTTCATTTGATCTTTCAATCTTCAGCTTACTTTTCAGTTTCATGTTTGATATTGCCAAGagaacacaaaacaaaaataagtgACTGTTGGGTCTAGAGCATGTCAGGCAAAATCCATAGAGGGAGTAAAGTACTGCCTAAAGTTATAATTCAAGACTTTAACTAAATCAGAAGAGAATCTTATTATTTCTCTATTGTCTATAGACTAATAGCAGTAATACTAACTGAATAAACCAAAACAGAAAACATGTAGTACGTcacaaattgaattaaatattgatatatagcattataaatataatatttaataaaatataataatatattaatatttaattaaattgatctATGGATGTGACCTCACAACTATCAGGTGGTGGATTGGGTTATTTAATATTGGGCTGGGCTTTGAAAAGCTTAGAGAACGACTTTTGTACGTGTAGGTCTCATTTTATCTATTCTACATTCGTAGACCCCACTTCATTAATTGTGCTTCCCCTCGCAAACTACCAAGTACCAATCCTCCCTTCTCCCTCCTTTTCCCCGAACCAAAGTAACCATGTCCACTCACTTCGACCTCCATGGCCTCACCTCTAACCCCCCCACCATCACCGCCACCCTTCCTTCCCCACCACTACCACTACCACCACCCTCCTCCTCCACTCCTCTCCACCGCTCCTACCCTCACCCGCCGCTCCCTCCTCCTCTCCACTTCCCTCACCACTCTCTCGCCAACAGTACCACAACCTGACACCACAATAACAGACCGTGTTTATATGGACTTCTCCCTCTGTCCTAACTACTTCCGCCCTGACCGTACTCTCTCCGACACCGTATCCTCCCTATGTACAGAATCCACCCCTCTCGGCCGCGTAATCCTCGGCCTCTACGGCCGGCTAGTCCCGCTCACTGTCTCTAACTTCAAGACTATGTGTACTTCCTCTTCATATAAAAACACTCTTGTTCATAAAATCTTCCCAGGTCAGTTTTTTCTTGCAGGACGTCAAGGAAGGAGGGATAAAGGTGAGGTTAGAGTGCCTTTGGAGCTGGTAAGGAATACAGAGACTGTTGATTCTAAGGCGTTTAAGCTTACGCATTCAAGGCCAGGGATTGTTTCTTTGTGTTTATCTGAGaatgatgatgaggatgacGTTAAGCTTGATCCTAATTATAGGAATGTTGAGTTCTTGATTACTACTGGACCTGGTCCTTCTCCTCAGTTGGATAGTAAGAACATTGTGTTTGGTGTTGTTCTGGAAGGTCAGTTTATTAGTTTTCCtgtctaattattttatgtttataattaTCTAGAGGTAGTATCATACCATTAAACAAGTATTTTATATTGCCAATGTAGGTGGGCattaattatttgatgataAAATTATTGCAGTTTTGCTAAATGTGAGAGAGGGGAAAAGGAATAATAGAGTGCTTCAAATGAGTCCTAGCTAGTTCAACCATTTTAGCAAGTGAAGTATAATACCattttaatatagaaaatagaaacatGCCCCATGTCATGATTCCTGTTTTGGATATTATTGTTAATGATTATAAGCTCTAGAATAGCATTGAACAAATACAAAATTCATTCAGAGTTTGGGATTCATAGAACCATCTAGCCTTTAACTTTTAGTTCCATTTTTCTTACTCTAGTTTTTGCTGgtgattgataattaatatgatgtgTGTATAGATAACTGAAATCTGTTTATAGTACAAAAATTGAAGTGTTATAAATAGGCTGGAGTCAGTTTCATGCCAATGCCGAACTCACTGTGTTTGATTTATAAGCTAGTGAAGTGACTTATTTGATCCAAGCTGAAAGTAAAGTAAttaatcttcttcttccaatATAAACTCAAGTTATAGTTTGTGTTTTCTTGAAAGCATCATGATAATGACTCTTACTAACAGATGCAATCTTCAGTCTTTGATGAGAGAACATGCTCTGTTTTCTTTatggtcattttctcatgGTCTCATTCATTTCACACAATTATTATGGGGAACTTGCTGTAGGTAGATtacatttgataaatttagGCTTTATCCTCTCGATGACCAACTTTTTAAGCGTGCATTCTCTTGAATCAATCACAGAAATAGAATTGAATTAACGTTTATTGTTGAGTTCTGGCATTTGTTAGTTAACTTGTGTTTCTGTTATTGGCACATTAAGACTGAGCCATTATCATTTGCTTTAAGAGAAATGTGAGCTGCATTTTCTGTCAAAGGCATTAAAAGTATTATGTCTTGATGATTTCTATGATACAAATACAAAGAGtcttatataggcaaaatagAAAGGACTAAAAAGAGCCAAGAGCGTATAAATGGGATGGTAAGGGTTTCTTCTAACTTAATTAAGGTCTAGATTTCTAATCTTGAATATACAACTGTGTTAAAACTCTTAAGGGAATGTTTTGCCACCCTTAAAGGTCCTATCCGGTATTACTCTACATTAACTCTAAATGtatgtattaaaaaagaactaaaaaagGATATTCTCTGCAACtatacaaaatatttattagctAAATAGTAAACTAACCTCTTCATCTATACAGAAATAATTACTAACAGAATAAGAAACTAATCTATACAGCTAGTACCTAATTTATAGGTCCTAGAATCTTGCGTTGACCGTAATTTATGGGATTTCCAacacttttttattaattaattcatgcTAGAATTTAAACTCGAGACCTCACAGTTCTGAACTGTGAGACGATTCCAATATCAATTGAGCTACAATCTATTAGTATGAGTTAGACATTGTCACGAGTTAGTTACGGagtttagaattaaaataagagCTTTAATAGggttaatatgttaaatacAGTCCATTTTACATAATTCTAGTGGTTTTTAGCTACAACAAGCTGGCCAAAGGGACTTTAAATTCATATTCAGTTGTCCTGCAATTGTGCTCTTACAaagttatattaattagaagGGACAAGAGTCAAGAGCAAGTACTAGTAACTTGTATATCCATTACATGTGATTATAATGAGGCATTTTGATTCAAGGCTAAAAGTAAACCATTTAGAAAGAGCAGCTATATCCCGACTGATCTTCTAAACCCCAAAAAGGGTTTTGTATGTAGTAGCTGATTTGAGTTGCAGAAACACAAATTTTGACACAATTGGCAAGTGGGTTTTTGTTTCTATGCTATTATTAACAAGATTCACAGAAACTTCGGTTAGATTATGTGCAAGCCTTCGTGCAATGATGAAATTGTATTGCTGAACTATTGTTTGAATCCCAATGCAGGACTGGATGTTGTGACGGCCATAGCTTCCATCCCAACATACAAACCATCAGAAAGAATCAGGCAATTCAATGATTTGGCATCatttcttggagatgaaagaGCACAAAACGCTCGTTCAAGTTGGAACAGGCCCCTTAAGACTGTTTTCATCAGTGACTGTGGAGAGCTCAATGTGACAAAGCCTTCTCTTTCTCCTCCTAGCCTACCTTAATTCCATTATTCATTAATTCAGGTTCCTTAAGATACTTCCATGTTTATTTATCCCgttttaacttattaaatgTTCATTGAAATGagatcctttttcttttttatttttttggtacCATATGTAATTAAAGAatcatgaaatttaaataCCACAAAATACATTTAAATTCTTGATTAATCATGAAAGTTAAACTGTTTATCTTATTAAAGAATAACAATCACTAACTAAGTTGGGTAGCGCATAGATGCGCTTTGGATATACTTATATGACTTTGTAATTATCTGGTTAAAATAtatgtctttatttatatactaaattgatagataattaatacagttattttttaaataattaattatatatcaatcaattcaatattaaagtataaaaCACTTGTATATCCTACTTTGCTATTCGTTGCAGCGATAATATTGACTTATTAGTTGTGTTGAGCCTCTTTTGGTCACATCAGTAATATTCATAACTAATGAGGTACGCTTAAAGTTCTAACATTTTGTAATTTGTTCTTATTTGGGCGTCACTTTGCCTCTAGTTTTGTTGGGAGTAGTCATTATAGTTTGGGCAGTTCAGTTTTCAGATTGTATGGTCCGAACAGTTGAGTCTGAAGATCTGATTATCACCTTAAACACTTCAAACCCAACTCCTTTTGTCTAGATTGGTCCCATATGAGCTGCATTTATTTGTGCAAATTCATTATGAACCGCAAGAAATTGCTACCATATTAAtcttatcattaaatatattattaaaaaatattcttccattaaaaaaataatagtcttttttcctttctttacgtctcaaattatttttcattttagtaaataattgttaaatatattatttatttattaacataaatataattatatgtaattaatttttaattttcatactTTATACTTTAAAGTTACAGTTTCTATAGAAAATCTAATAAGAgtattttagagaaattgtgataaaaattaatgagattaactaaaaatatctacatttttattttatgtgtaAATTGAATTATGTTTTTAAAACAAAGGGTGTATATAACATacttttttaatcaataactACAATGTAATATCTAGAAAATACTAGAAATTTAActagattttaattaatcattaaattaataatcaaaatctatataagacacctttttttttttgttaggaccatatatttattattttcaaatatattatacattatttaaaaacttatatttgttttcattttatacataCTAAACCAAGCAAAATAGTCTATTTAAATAACCAAAGATCATAATACACCACATCAGCAAcaatgattttaaatttttataaattttgagaaaaagtaaaagagaaGCAATATATTAATGTAtcgataaattattaatttataaattagatgGGTCTTTGAAATTGTTaaacaatatattatattataacacTAACGAGTTATTAATTTAGCATGCGGGTAGACCTAGCTAAAGTGTCGATTAAACTGCAAATATTATTGGTTAAATTCAAAATCGCTCCTAGTCAACaatttaagtttatgtttatatttgatccgcttattaaaaatattaaatgttaattaaattaattaacttaattatcaattaccatcacatttataattttttattttttataaatatcatatttactTAATcgtgaaataaatattaaatataaagccGAATATtctctttaattctttttattttatccaaaaaaaaaacaaaaaaaattcaatcaattccatcaattttttaagtaaattatcAAACAATACCATCTGAAATCTCGTGAAAATATACAATGAAatcaaaattcttaattaagcACATAAAATAGTCAAAAGTTATAATTTGAAGTCGAATAACACATTAAATAACTATTTCAAACCTCAAGAATAATTCATATCTCTAAGACATATCAAATTTGAAGATTcattaacataaaatatttagttcaCGATAATAGAAATGggatataaatgaattttaaatctttCAATCATATaagttttcatattataataaaaaattatctcattaaaaatctaaattagtAGGTGCTATTCcatcaatatttaatatctctaatataatattccaaaagaaataaaggatATTTTGTATTGAAAATCATAGCATAAGAGAGGAGGGGAAATGGAAAAACCAATTTGAAACTCTCACCCTCCAATCTCCATGGACCACTTTAGCACTAAATGAGGCATCAATTCAAGCTGTTTCTTTCTCTCCAATTTTTCCtaaaccaaaaataataaaacaataataatagtaaaatattgaaaaaaaatcccAATGGACCATTTGTTCGTCAGCCTCCAGACAGAGTAAGATGATAGGGCCCACATCACCTTATCAAAAAGGGACCACACTCTCTGTTCACGACACCCAGAAAAtaagatttagaaaaaattagacCAACGAAAGAGAGTCAAATGCTGACGTGGGTCCCCCTGGTCCCCACTGCGGGTACACGTGTCGGGATATGAGTCCTCCGATGCTGTCCCGACAAGTGGTCCATGAAAGGTGGGATCGACACGTGTACCTCGTAAAACAAATGATGTATGTTGCTGCCTGAACTGCATGCAAGTGGCTAAGAGAAAGGGGCAGGAAGTGAGTGAGCGGCGGGGGAGCGTCCGCCGTGACTTACAGGAAGGCATGACCTGCCAACGCCGTAAGTAGTGGTGGTGGAAGTGGCCGAGTTTCGCCGCTGTGGTTTTCGTGTGGTGGTGCACTGATCtactataaatttataacgttttctttttttctttttccctttcttttcgGAACTAAAATCAAAGTAATGATGATGTTAAGCAAAAATTGTCATTTATTAGGTACTATTGTTTTTGCCTTCAAAACTgtgtctttttctttgcttgttttcaaaattaagcaaaattttcctttttcaattATTGAAACAATGCTtttatgtaataataataacaaaaaacaGCATGATTTTAGTCTAGGTgttggaaaataaataaatttgaattttttttttctttctttactaATTCTAGTTTTTGGAGtctcttttgaaaaaatatagttattatattttcttttaaaaaaatttagattccaaaatacaattattattattattattatatatataaataaaagagaaaaacaaaaacaaaatcaagTGGAATAGAATTAAGAGACTCAATGTGATGGTGCTATATGAAATTAGTGTAAAGTATTGTGTACTATTAACATATTTATGTTCTTAGTATAATTAATGTTTTCATAATTAGATGTTGTGTATTAAAtctacttatatttattttaataatgttttgataatttaaagcATATATTGCAAAtctacatataaaaaaattattattattattattataatatatatatatgtttgagtGGATAAAaacttgattttttcttttttattaattagtctCCAACCCAATtcaatatctataaaaaaattatcttaatattttaaaaaacataGGACTTTTGGGTACTATATAAAACCCaacaaaatagataaatttttaagcCTCTTAactgttttaattattttaattagaaggCTCTatagttatattatttaagGTGTAAGATTTTACAGATAGCtactaaaacaaaaaaaaaaaaaaaaaagttgatcCTTTTGCATTACTATTGGCTTATTAATAACAACAAAaatcttgatttatttatatacaacttggtgaatatttaataaatgtcttaagatttttatattatagataGGAAACTATCTGAAaccaaattgatatattaatgtGGTTGCTCCACTGGGTAACCTTATTCATTTGGAACCTAAACACTAAGTTAATTGTTAAGTAAAGTAAATAAAGACAACTGAAAAAGATTACCTAAGTCTTGATGTGTTTTCCACCTATACAAATTatctacatatttaaatatttagtcttttaatagataataataatttatataaatatattaataaatcaaactaataagttaattttcgaaataataatgattatcttaaagatagtatattaattgtagaaaaaatattaactaattactatttaagaaaactaaaaattctGTGAAAAGAATCCTACAAGTATTAGGCTTCATCTTGATATTGTCATCTCTGCTGtatattaagttttattatgtgtttattattattaaaaatcagCTTTTAGtgaattttttgaataaagaCGTCGAATTCTAAtttctagaattaaaaaagcatatgattttaaaatattacaatatttttattgtatatatttttgttattagttaaattttatattttatttttaaataaaaaaatattttatttttaatttttttaaattaaaaattatctataattaaaataatagcaacATTCCAATGGAtgattagtaaaaatataaaaattgagcCATAACAATTTTTGAAAACTTGCTAAAGATTTCGACAGACatggaaattttaacaaataaatatagtgataaactgtattttttaatactaacTTATATAAATGTAAGTAGTATTTAAACtaataagttatttaaaataatgattttatcctataaaaaaatttaattatacaaaataattaattatattatatttttaaaaaatacatataagatattaagaaaataaaaaatcattaaatattaaaatcatattagGAAAAATTATGCCATTTATTAAGTTTGATTATATGTGTTAGACTTATTATtagctaaatatatatatatatatatatatatatatatatatatatattaatccttttttcaaaaaatatagtaACAAAAGTAACTCAGCTATTGATTGTGCTGTACACGGAGACTAAGcagttttaattaaatgtttaaGCATCAGACAAATCATCAATTAACAAAAGTAATTAACATCCCTAAACAAACACGTGTCCTCAAATCACACGCTTCAATTACCCACCAAAAGtctgttgttttctttttccattctctctctctctctctctctttctccatttttcttcttcctttctttgtcAACACCTAAACAGAAGACACAAATTTCTCTGCAAAACCTCCATAAGAAACCAAACTAACACCTGCGCCAATACAAAAGCTACAATTTGTTCAACTGGGTCGTTATTAGTTTTCTGAATGCTGTgttaaaaaggataaaaaagaaagtttctTGCTTGTATGCAAAAGAAATGGCTTTTCAAGATCATATTACACAACAAGAAATATCTTTTCAAACACCACTCTCAGCCTCCGCTTCCTCCTCCGCTTCTGCCGGTCCTACGTGGCTTAGCAAAGCAGTACTCATGAGAAACGACGATGTCTTGGGTCGGAACCGAAGTCACAAAAACGACAATAATGGTGGCCAAGAAGAGTTTTTTGATGGTAGTGAGGATAATAATAACTGGGAGAGAGCTAAAAGTAAAGCGGAGATATTGGGACATCCGTTATATGAACAGTTATTGGCGGCGCATGTGGCCTGTTTAAGAATAGCGACACCAGTTGACCAGTTGGCCAGGATTGATACACAGTTAGCTCAATCTCAAGAAGTTGTGGCTAAGTATTCTGTTCTTGGTAATGGTCAAGTTATTGATGAGAAAGAGCTTGATCAGTTCATGGTTAGTGACTCCATTAGtgtctgtttttcttttttccttttttgcgTTCTTCTGTTTTGTCTGTTTGGTATCCTTTTGTGGTTTCTGTGCGCtgtcttttttgtttaattctgGTTTCCTTTGTtgtgtttttttcttaattacaaGTTTTATTGAATATATGTTTCGATTTTGTGCTAATGTTATGATGGTGTGATTTTTCATGGGCTCTTtatgagttttttattttccgtttcttaaaagaaaaaattattttagaaaaatgattttcttaagtttggttttttcaatttgaatgaTTAAGAAATCGATTTTTGTTTGTTGTCTTAGGAACTGAGAAATGAAATGCAATTTTTCTTGTAGAGTAGTAGTATTATTATGACTATGGCGTGATTTCTTTGGCTTTTAGTGTCATTCTTGCGAGAAAACTTTTTGTTTATTGATGTACTTTATTAAATTCCAAGTTTGAAATGAAAGTTAGACCTTCCTCTGCTCTTGCCATTTCCTTGTTCACAGATTTGTCCGTTTTGGAAAGTGGGTTAAGAAGAAGGTTCTTTTGATTGTATGCGATATGATAGTTGATAAAAAGCCTATAGGTTCTTTAGTTTGTTGTAATGGTACTTGTGATGTGAATCAGAATGTCCTAGTTGTGGCATTATTAAAGGAATCAATTGTGCTGTTCTATTTCCCACATATAATTGAACTTTTGAGGTGCTTTAGAGAATCTGATGTTGCCAGTTTTTACTCCACTTGCTACATGAATTAGTCCTGAATATGTTGTTGAATGTGTTCTggagttaaaagaaaaatcttaaatttcttCTGACTTGCTTAGTCTTATAGACCTCCAAACAACTTGGATTGATTTCCTTGCTTACACATATGGTGCTTCGCATCTTGccttttgtattttaaatCTGCAGAGTTGGATAATCTGAAAAGTGAATTATTCCGCTGAGTAATGTAAAACTAatcatatttttcaataatcaaAACTTAAAAGCACTAAATGCACTACTCACACAAACTTGGCATTCCTTGGAGCCCTAAAAGGAGTTTAATGGCATGGTTTGTAGGAGAATGAGTGTTATTTATATCCTTTCAGAACTTGCATAATTATCTTCtgccctttttcttcttaaaaaagaattacttaGAATACAAGTTGATGCTTTAGAATACGAGTTGATGCTCTCATGGTGAATAGACATATATGCAATAAAGTTTCTTTTGCCAAACCATCTTGCAAAACCAACTTTAAATGACTAAAAGGTAATTTTATCTGAGAAAATGCAGTTCCCTGGATTACTTCCTAGATAGATTTTGGGATTCTTCGGCATTGATTCCTCCTCACTTCTTTTTACGACAAATCATTATTGTAGTGGTTTCTGTAATGATAAATGATAGAAAGAACGAGAGTATCTTGATTAATTTGAGAACAGAATAATAGAATGAGTATATCTCAAGTAAATTGAGAATAGAATGTATATCTcctaaaatattatctttaatgAAGCTTTGCCATGATGTTTCTTCTGAAGGCTGTTCCTAAAGTATAAGTTGATTTGATACTTCAACATTTACCAATGCCAGGCGAGCATCATATTTATAGCTAATGCATTCAAAAGAATTAACGGTTTAGAATTGTTTTTATGAGTTCCCATTGAAAGGGACCTTCCACTTCATACcataattgattgattaagaaacaTTTGTCAATCTTTTCTCAATGCTTGCTTTCACAAAAACTCTCATGTGGGCCAAGTTTACTCCACCAGGGCCACCTATCACACTTGTGCTATATGACAAGGGATGCCACTTATCTttccaaataatttttctttttcctggagaaaaagaaaagaagaaaaaagaggagCTAGAGAGAGCAAAAATCTGTTAAGTGGATTACTTGATgcattcttttaattgtttctttttttttttttcatttcctcCCATGTTTTGAATGTACAAGACTTATGATTGCATCTTAAGTggattttttgaaaaaaatatagtgTTTTCTCAGAATTAAGTTTCATGGTAAATTTTTGTACAAccaaattcattttaatattggGTAGCATTGAATTGTTTATGTGGTACGTGGTTTAACCTGGTTTCCTGCTTCACAAGGGGGTGGCCGATTTCCATGTTAGCCTTTAGCTTGACTTTTCCTAAATGTGTGGAATGAGTGTTGATTTCGTTTATCATGACTTGACAATAACTGTTGGTAACAATAAATGTGCAAAGCATAAAAAATCCATCCTATTCTCTAATTAACAGTGGCACTATGTACGTCTTtcaaattcaatatatttgGATTAATGTTGTTTCATTGCAAGTATGCATACAACACTATAGTTAATAGTTTTTGAGATATAACTAGTGCCATTACATATCACATGTACACATGTTAGATGTTCATATTTGATAATTCCTTAGAAAGAAATCCTTATTTCAGCGTAAGATAAGTTGGTGGGGTCATATGGTGATGAAGGTGAACTTTTACTGATCACTTTCACATCTTAGCTGCCATTTTAATCATGCAGTATTTGACATGGTTTGCAGTATGGCATGTCTATAGTAGTAAAACTGTTTGTTTCCCTCAAATTCAATGATTTGCGAGTTGCATAAAAAGCAGTATTTTCATGATGTAGTCAATTACACAGATATTTGTTTGATGTAATCAATTATGTCATTTTTCCCTTTCTTCTAACTCAAATGCTTATATGTTatcagttctttttttttttttttgtcttttctaCTGAATTTTCATTATTCCCTTCCACCttgtttttttccttctttgtaGACACATTATGTTCTATTACTCTGTTCCTTTAAAGACCAATTGCAACAACATGTCCGAGTTCATGCTATGGAGGCAGTAATGGCTTGCTGGGAGCTCGAACAATCTCTGCAAAGCTTGACAGGTGTTCTTCTCTGACCCTTCTCCTCTGAAAACAAAAGTTAGAGATAAAAGAAGGTCTTCTTTGCTGGATATTGGCAAAGAATATAACTTTGTTCTAGGAATGTTCGGGAATAATGCTGCTTCTTTCTGGTTGACCATATTTTGCTTTCATCACACTTAATGCCTGTTTGCATGAGTATTTAGATATCGTTTAGTTTTCTTGCCTCtgtcattatttttcttgatccTTCCTGTATAAACGTTTCCTTTACTAAGATGCTTGCATTCCTATCCAAAATATAGCACATTTCACTTGGCTTTTTAGTTGAATATACTTCATATGCTGTTTTCAACATTAACATTCAAGTTTTTGTGGCAATGAAGGAGTGGAGACAATATTGGAGGGTTCAAAACATGATTCTGAAGAAGTTATAGGGCAAGTCTGAATGTCCCCacttcaaaaaataaaggataTTAGCAAGTTTTGGGTGTTTGTATATGGGTTATGAGGACAGGACAATAAAATTGTgtgaaatactaaaaatagaTGGAGAATGCAAGTTGTTAGTCTAAAAATCAATGGGAGAAAAGTCGGATGGAAGAGGGAACTAAAAAGACTTGAATTGTTTGCTAGTTATGAAAGGAACACGATTTATCAAAAGGGTAACTTTGCAAAGAAGGATTAATAAATAGGTCAAGTAATCtgagttttagttttcttgtGGTTATGTGCTGAATAAAATATGGGCTACTATTAGAAAAAAGGTTGATGGTTATGGATTTTAATAATGTGTACTTTTGAGTTTAATCGTTTATTTcaacattaatttttgttttcggTGATCAATAAGCTATGGAATCACGCCTGTAGCCGATCATCGTAGCTAGATGTGCATCATCTGCTCAGAAAGACGGATAATGACTAATCCATGGATTGGGGTCAGCCTACCTCGCATTTTGAACCGTTAATACTTCTCATACATATATACTAACACACACGTGCACATATTATATATGGCTGGTAACAAAATGGATCGAATTGTCCTCTCTTCTTGAGAAGATCTTCCATTATATAGGCGAGACTGCCATCTATACAAGGAAACTACAGCTGTACATGCTAATTACATAGAGTGATCCTAGGAAGCTATGTATGGTAAGCTAAATCTCATCTcctatttataaaattatgagtGATCCTAGAAAGCTATGTATGGTAAGCTAAATCTTTTCCCctatttataagaatatttacAGCCTAAATTAATGGCTTAA is a window encoding:
- the LOC8262863 gene encoding homeobox protein knotted-1-like 3, which translates into the protein MAFQDHITQQEISFQTPLSASASSSASAGPTWLSKAVLMRNDDVLGRNRSHKNDNNGGQEEFFDGSEDNNNWERAKSKAEILGHPLYEQLLAAHVACLRIATPVDQLARIDTQLAQSQEVVAKYSVLGNGQVIDEKELDQFMTHYVLLLCSFKDQLQQHVRVHAMEAVMACWELEQSLQSLTGASLGEGTGATMSDDDDDQADSDANLYDGSLEGLDCMGFGPLVPTETERSLMEHVRKELKHELKQDYKEKIVDIREEILRKRRAGKLPGDTTSLLKAWWQSHAKWPYPTEEDKARLVQETGLQLKQINNWFINQRKRNWHSSPSGSTIKSKRKK
- the LOC8262862 gene encoding peptidyl-prolyl cis-trans isomerase CYP28, chloroplastic, with amino-acid sequence MASPLTPPPSPPPFLPHHYHYHHPPPPLLSTAPTLTRRSLLLSTSLTTLSPTVPQPDTTITDRVYMDFSLCPNYFRPDRTLSDTVSSLCTESTPLGRVILGLYGRLVPLTVSNFKTMCTSSSYKNTLVHKIFPGQFFLAGRQGRRDKGEVRVPLELVRNTETVDSKAFKLTHSRPGIVSLCLSENDDEDDVKLDPNYRNVEFLITTGPGPSPQLDSKNIVFGVVLEGLDVVTAIASIPTYKPSERIRQFNDLASFLGDERAQNARSSWNRPLKTVFISDCGELNVTKPSLSPPSLP